A window of the Emys orbicularis isolate rEmyOrb1 chromosome 1, rEmyOrb1.hap1, whole genome shotgun sequence genome harbors these coding sequences:
- the LOC135891193 gene encoding olfactory receptor 51I1-like gives MTSSGSFHPATFQLTGFPGQEAAHHWISIPFCVVYITAIVGNCTVLCIIWADRRLHQPMYLFLCMLSVNDLGMSLSTLPTVLGIFCFDVIDVAFDACLAQMFFIHSFSFMESGILLAMSFDRFVAICDPLRYAAILTNPRIVRIGLAVVIKSTTMLLPFPFLIKRLPICKSNVLSHPYCLHSDMMRLACADTTVNNIYGLFATLVTYGLDSVFIILSYVKILRTVFNIASHGQRLTALNTCVSHICAVLLFYVPIIAVAVMHRFGKNAPRLVQILLSYACLFVPPVLNPIVYSVKTKEIRKGISRIFSRDLL, from the coding sequence CTTCCATCCTGCCACCTTCCAACTGACCGGGTTCCCAGGGCAGGAAGCTGCTCACCACTGGATCTCGATCCCTTTCTGTGTGGTCTACATCACCGCCATTGTAGGGAATTGCACTGTTCTCTGCATTATCTGGGCAGACCGGCGTCTCCACCAGCCCATGTATTTGTTCCTGTGCATGCTGTCAGTCAACGACCTCGGTATGTCTCTGTCGACGCTGCCCACCGTGCTCGGCATCTTCTGCTTCGATGTCATAGATGTCGCGTTCGACGCCTGCCTGGCCCAGATGTTTTTCATTCACTCCTTTTCCTTCATGGAGTCGGGGATTTTACTGGCCATGTCGTTCGATCGCTTTGTCGCCATCTGCGACCCGCTGCGCTACGCGGCCATCTTGACCAACCCCAGGATCGTGAGAATCGGGCTGGCCGTTGTGATTAAAAGTACCACCatgctcctccctttcccctttcTGATTAAACGGCTGCCAATCTGTAAAAGCAATGTCCTCTCCCACCCTTACTGCTTGCACTCAGACATGATGAGACTGGCGTGTGCAGACACAACCGTCAATAACATCTACGGATTGTTTGCCACCCTGGTCACTTACGGCTTAGACTCAGTGTTCATCATCCTATCGTACGTTAAGATTCTAAGGACTGTTTTTAATATTGCATCCCATGGACAGCGTCTCACGGCCCTAAACACCTGCGTCTCACACATCTGCGCCGTCTTACTCTTTTATGTCCCAATAATTGCTGTCGCTGTTATGCACAGATTCGGGAAAAATGCCCCTCGTCTTGTGCAAATTCTTCTGTCCTATGCCTGCCTCTTTGTCCCCCCTGTGTTAAACCCAATTGTTTACAGCGTGAAGACAAAGGAGATTCGCAAGGGGATCTCCCGAATATTCTCCAGAGACTTACTCTGA
- the LOC135893222 gene encoding ubiquilin-1-like: MAGKGQGSGGTPAEPQIIKVTVKTLKEREEFAVWENSTIADFRGEIAKRFRAPTNLLLLIFAGKIVNDRDTLSQAGIHDGFTIHLVIRPQTSAEDQETQQTNASTHAATLPAPPNGTSLGRGPPGSAGLGDLCMLGGNAPCILGFLNELQQLLVINPEMMLQILENPFVQSMLSNFDLITWFLREHPLFQQFVQQNPEDSHIWNNPALLREMIEFVRNPAMMQEILRNRSQTLLLGGDKVLWQMLSDTQKPTLNGPQAQCGSDTPRNKPPPAGVRQLSHTENRDPLPNPWGSQFGPQSCIPHRNHGTDGGGIHVSNSPNCSMGQSPCVPPGGPGVTAGMCNPPEVQNALQGIPRNALPFQSVLSVSYMRNIMQALSQNPSLIVHFMLSNPRFVGIPHPQQEVARELQALLQLLHNPDMLLVMANPRATKALFQIQQAFQTLGMEVLRFARGSAPSSGAAGSPADGGEVPGTGSEPRENASPAPRSAESGCQPCNIEQIVQGLGQASPPLPQTPEAQFQQQLEQLYVMGFLNHEANVQALREAGGDINAAIDKLLGSQPSWPR; this comes from the coding sequence ATGGCTGGAAAGGGACAGGGCTCTGGCGGcacccctgcagagccccagatCATCAAAGTGACGGTGAAGACCCTCAAGGAAAGGGAGgagtttgcagtgtgggagaacAGCACCATCGCCGACTTTCGGGGCGAAATCGCCAAGCGCTTCCGTGCTCCCACCAACCTGCTCCTCTTGATCTTTGCTGGGAAGATCGTGAACGACCGAGATACTCTCAGCCAGGCCGGGATCCATGACGGATTCACCATCCACCTCGTCATCAGGCCACAAACGAGCGCAGAGGACCAGGAAACTCAGCAAACGAACGCCAGCACGCATGCTGCCACCCTTCCAGCACCACCCAACGGCACGTCCCTGGGCAGAGGCCCTCCTGGATCAGCTGGTCTGGGAGATCTGTGCATGCTAGGTGGGAATGCACCCTGCATTTTAGGTTTCCTAAatgagctccagcagctgctggtgATCAACCCAGAAATGATGCTACAGATTCTGGAAAATCCCTTTGTCCAGAGCATGCTGTCAAACTTCGACCTGATAACATGGTTCTTAAGGGAACACCCCCTGTTCCAGCAGTTTGTGCAGCAAAATCCAGAGGACAGCCACATCTGGAACAACCCAGCCCTCCTGCGAGAAATGATCGAGTTCGTTAGGAACCCAGCGATGATGCAGGAAATACTGAGAAACAGGAGCCAGACTCTGCTGCTGGGTGGAGACAAAGTCTTGTGGCAAATGCTCTCTGATACACAGAAACCAACGCTGAATGGACCACAGGCGCAGTGTGGGAGTGATACACCCCGGAACAAGCCGCCCCCAGCGGGGGTGAGGCaattgtcccacacagaaaacAGAGACCCTTTGCCAAACCCTTGGGGCTCTCAGTTTGGTCCACAGAGTTGCATCCCCCATCGCAACCATGGCACTGACGGTGGGGGTATTCATGTCAGCAACAGCCCaaactgcagcatggggcagagcCCCTGTGTCCCGCCTGGGGGACCTGGAGTCACAGCTGGGATGTGTAACCCGCCAGAAGTGCAGAACGCCTTGCAAGGGATACCCAGGAATGCCCTGCCTTTCCAGAGCGTCCTGTCTGTCTCCTACATGAGGAATATAATGCAGGCCCTGAGCCAGAACCCCAGTCTTATCGTGCACTTCATGCTGAGTAACCCCCGGTTCGTTGGTATCCCGCATCCCCAACAAGAAGTAGCGCGGGAGCTCCAAgccctcctccagctgctgcacAACCCAGACATGCTGTTAGTGATGGCAAACCCGAGAGCCACCAAGGCTCTGTTCCAGATTCAGCAGGCTTTCCAGACCCTGGGGATGGAGGTGCTAAGGTTCGCCCGAGGCAGCGCTCCTAGCtcaggggcagcgggaagccctGCCGATGGCGGAGAAGTACCCGGGACTGGTTCTGAGCCACGCGAGAATGCAAGCCCAGCACCAAGATCAGCCGAGTCGGGGTGCCAGCCCTGTAACATTGAGCAAATCGTGCAGGGTCTTGGTCAAGCAAGCCCCCCGCTTCCCCAAACTCCAGAAGCCCaattccagcagcagctggagcagctctaCGTAATGGGTTTCCTGAACCATGAAGCCAATGTACAAGCTCTGAGAGAGGCTGGTGGAGACATCAACGCTGCGATTGACAAACTACTGGGCTCCCAGCCATCCTGGCCACGTTAG
- the LOC135883154 gene encoding olfactory receptor 52B2-like: MMPADNHTFFDPVTYILTGIPGMEESQVWISIPFCLMYIVALFGNSLLLFIILTERSLHEPMYLFLSMLAAADLLLSTTAVPKMLAVFWFRAGEISFAACLTQMFFIHVIFIAESAILLAMAFDRYVAICDPLRYTIILTKSVIRKMGLAAVTRSFCIIFPVIFLVKRLKFCRTNLLPHTYCEHMGIARLACDDITVNTWYGLAVAILAIGLDAVLIAVSYGLILRAVFRLPSKDARLKALRTCGSHLCVILMFYTPAFFSFFAHRFGHNIPGYIHILLANLYVLIPPMLNPIVYGVRTKEILKRVINVFYRCCSRSSLLS; this comes from the coding sequence ATGATGCCAGCTGACAATCACACCTTTTTTGACCCTGTAACTTACATCCTGACCGGCATCCCAGGCATGGAAGAGTCTCAGGtgtggatctccatccccttctgtctGATGTACATTGTGGCGCTTTTTGGGAACTCTCTCCTACTATTCATCATACTAACAGAACGAAGCCTCCATGAGCCAATGTATCTTTTCCTGTCCATGCTGGCCGCTGCTGATCTGCTATTATCTACCACTGCAGTACCCAAGATGCTGGCTGTATTCTGGTTTAGAGCGGGGGAAATTTCTTTTGCTGCCTGCCTGACCCAGATGTTCTTCATCCATGTCATTTTTATTGCCGAGTCGGCCATCCTGCTGGCCATGGCGTTTGATCGGTACGTTGCCATCTGCGACCCCCTGAGATACACCATCATACTAACCAAGTCTGTGATCAGGAAGATGGGGCTGGCAGCTGTCACGAGAAGTTTCTGTATAATTTTCCCTGTCATCTTTCTCGTGAAGCGTCTGAAGTTCTGCAGAACCAACCTCCTGCCTCACACCTATTGTGAGCACATGGGCATAGCCCGGCTCGCCTGCGACGACATCACAGTCAACACCTGGTATGGCCTAGCTGTGGCTATTTTAGCAATCGGCTTGGATGCTGTGCTCATTGCTGTATCTTATGGACTGATCCTCAGGGCCGTCTTCCGGCTCCCCTCCAAGGATGCCCGGCTCAAGGCTCTCCGCACCTGCGGCTCCCACCTCTGTGTTATTCTAATGTTCTACACACCAgcctttttctccttttttgcACACCGGTTTGGCCACAACATCCCAGGTTATATTCACATCCTACTGGCCAACCTCTATGTGCTCATTCcccccatgttaaaccccatcGTGTATGGGGTGAGAACAAAAGAGATCCTGAAACGCGTGATCAATGTGTTTTATCGATGCTGTAGCAGAAGCTCCCTGCTGAGCTAA
- the LOC135895459 gene encoding olfactory receptor 51I1-like — protein MADFNSTSFHPATFQLTGFPGQEAAHHWISIPFCVVYITAIVGNCTVLCIIWADRHLHQPMYLFLCMLSVNDLGMSLSTLPTVLGIFCFDVADVAFDACLAQMFFIHSFSFMESGILLAMSFDRFVAICDPLRYAAILTNPRIVRIGLAVVIKSTSMLLPFPFLIKRLPICKRNVLSHAYCLHPDMMRLACADTTINNIYGLFAILVTYGLDSVFIILSYVKILRTVFNIASYEQRLTALNTCVSHICAVLLFYVPIIAVSVMHRFGGNAPRLVHIVLSYAYLFVPPVLNPIVYSVKTKEIRKGISRIFSRDLL, from the coding sequence ATGGCGGATTTCAATAGCACCAGCTTCCATCCTGCCACCTTCCAACTGACCGGGTTCCCAGGGCAGGAAGCTGCTCACCACTGGATCTCGATCCCTTTCTGTGTGGTCTACATCACCGCCATTGTAGGGAATTGCACTGTTCTCTGCATTATCTGGGCAGACCGGCATCTCCACCAGCCCATGTATTTGTTCCTGTGCATGCTGTCAGTCAACGACCTCGGTATGTCTCTGTCAACCCTGCCCACCGTGCTCGGCATCTTCTGCTTCGATGTCGCAGACGTCGCGTTTGATGCCTGCCTGGCCCAGATGTTTTTCATTCACTCCTTTTCCTTCATGGAGTCGGGGATTTTACTGGCCATGTCGTTCGATCGCTTTGTCGCCATCTGCGACCCACTGCGCTACGCGGCCATCTTGACCAACCCCAGGATCGTGAGAATCGGGCTGGCCGTTGTGATTAAAAGTACCAGCatgctcctccctttcccctttcTGATTAAACGGCTGCCAATCTGCAAACGCAATGTCCTCTCCCACGCCTACTGCTTGCACCCAGACATGATGAGACTGGCGTGTGCAGACACAACCATCAATAACATCTACGGATTATTTGCCATCCTCGTCACTTACGGCTTAGACTCAGTGTTCATCATCCTATCGTACGTTAAGATTCTAAGGACTGTTTTTAATATTGCATCCTATGAACAGCGCCTCACGGCCCTAAACACCTGTGTCTCGCACATCTGTGCCGTCTTACTCTTTTATGTCCCAATAATTGCTGTCTCTGTTATGCACAGGTTTGGGGGAAATGCCCCTCGTCTTGTGCATATTGTTCTGTCCTATGCCTACCTCTTTGTCCCCCCTGTGTTAAACCCAATTGTTTACAGCGTGAAGACAAAGGAGATTCGCAAGGGGATCTCCCGAATATTCTCCAGAGACTTACTCTGA
- the LOC135873744 gene encoding ubiquilin-2-like, which yields MSESRRAPGANHAAITAESGDVLKVTVKTLKQKEQFEVAESSTIRAFKDEVAKRFKAPSDLLVLIFAGKILKDQDTLSQHGVRSGFSIHLVIRSQKRPQDHPAEPTNAATPPMPSANSSASNLSDLDLNTINSNPFLLGFLIGVTGMSVLGLDPTDMSDLMSEASEADGSIQDLMSEVAQHPMVQSILTNTDLVQEILLSNPQMQQLAEQNPEINHILRNPDFIREMIEVSSSPAMLQEIIRNHDRALSNLESIPGGYSALQQLYSEIEEPMMNAVQAQFGSNPSESLENNPPLGGASLPARMENRDPLPNPWATRTNRAGDIGNDHDSNRTSHSRGQNFIVLNFGPGAGPGFANTGGIQSMVQQLTGNPEFMQNMESVLSNPNGPAQMLLNNTHLSNDGRSRPQDERTHHVPLELESAEIAPLLTSPRAMQALLQIQLGLQTLSAEVPDFILGLGDRDVDLELESMEGSVPSSESEEDVSLASDKDEPEGQECVDQQRPDVRFERQMEQLRTMGFQDREANLQALIDTEGEINAAIEMLTKSQPSKIL from the exons ATGTCTGAAAGCCGACGGGCCCCCGGGGCTAACCACGCAGCCATCACCGCTGAGTCCGGCGACGTCCTCAAGGTGACGGTGAAGACCCTGAAGCAGAAGGAGCAGTTTGAGGTAGCAGAGAGCAGCACCATCCGGGCGTTTAAGGACGAGGTCGCCAAGCGCTTCAAGGCTCCCTCTGACCTGCTGGTGCTAATATTTGCTGGGAAGATCTTAAAGGATCAGGACACACTGAGCCAGCATGGGGTCCGCAGTGGATTCAGCATCCATCTTGTCATCCGGTCCCAAAAGAGGCCCCAGGACCACCCGGCTGAGCCGACGAATGCTGCCACCCCACCGATGCCGTCCGCAAACAGCAGTGCTTCTAACCT TTCGGACCTGGATCTGAACACCATCAACAGCAACCCGTTCCTCTTGGGCTTCCTCATCGGGGTGACAGGCATGAGCGTGCTGGGTCTGGACCCAACCGACATGTCGGATTTAATGAGCGAGGCCTCAGAGGCTGACGGTTCCATACAGGACTTGATGAGTGAGGTGGCACAGCATCCCATGGTGCAGAGCATCCTCACCAACACGGACCTGGTCCAGGAGATCCTCCTCTCCAACCCGCAGATGCAGCAGCTGGCCGAGCAAAACCCTGAGATTAATCACATTCTCCGCAACCCAGATTTCATCCGGGAAATGATTGAGGTCTCCAGCAGCCCAGCAATGCTGCAAGAAATTATCAGGAACCATGACCGAGCCTTGAGCAACCTGGAGAGCATCCCGGGTGGATACAGCGCCCTGCAGCAGCTGTACAGCGAGATAGAGGAACCAATGATGAACGCCGTGCAAGCCCAGTTTGGGAGCAACCCGTCTGAATCATTGGAGAATAACCCACCCTTGGGTGGGGCAAGTCTGCCAGCCCGGATGGAAAACAGAGACCCTTTACCAAACCCTTGGGCCACTCGGACGAACAGGGCCGGTGATATTGGGAATGACCATGATAGCAATCGTACCAGCCATAGCAGAGGGCAGAACTTTATTGTCCTAAATTTTgggcctggagcaggccctgggtTTGCCAACACAGGAGGAATTCAGAGTATGGTTCAACAGCTAACAGGAAACCCAGAGTTCATGCAGAACATGGAGAGCGTGTTGTCCAATCCCAACGGCCCAGCACAGATGCTGCTGAATAATACCCACCTCTCCAATGATGGACGTTCTCGGCCTCAAGACGAAAGGACACACCATGTCCCTCTGGAGCTGGAGAGCGCTGAAATCGCCCCCTTACTGACCAGCCCTAGAGCCATGCAGGCTTTGTTACAGATTCAGCTGGGCTTGCAGACGCTCTCGGCCGAGGTCCCAGATTTTATCCTAGGGCTGGGGGACCGGGACGTGGACCTGGAGCTGGAAAGCATGGAAGGGTCCGTTCCCAGTAGCGAGTCCGAGGAGGACGTCAGTCTAGCATCAGACAAGGATGAACCTGAAGGCCAAGAGTGCGTGGATCAGCAGAGGCCAGACGTCAGATTTGAGCGACAAATGGAGCAGCTCAGAACAATGGGCTTCCAGGACCGGGAAGCGAATTTACAGGCTCTGATTGACACGGAAGGGGAAATCAATGCAGCCATTGAGATGCTAACAAAGTCCCAGCCAAGCAAGATATTGTAA